A single window of Lutzomyia longipalpis isolate SR_M1_2022 chromosome 1, ASM2433408v1 DNA harbors:
- the LOC129786847 gene encoding PE-PGRS family protein PE_PGRS26-like: MLAVAHAATYLLLEIPAEPRREVRSAQFGHFNPFGGFSGSSSQANAESQSFNQGGGFPGFPGHFGGSSSSAGAQSQTFEQGGLGGFGGFGGSSSSAGAQSQTFEQGGFGGFGGFSGSASSANAQSQSFNSGGGFGGSGSGASASASAQSFDQGFGGFGGSAASAGAQAQSVSA, translated from the exons ATGCTTGCAGTTGCACACGCAGCCACATATC TTCTTCTGGAAATTCCCGCAGAGCCACGAAGGGAAGTGAGATCAGCCCAATTTGGGCATTTTAATCCATTCGGTGGTTTCAGTGGAAGCTCATCGCAAGCTAACGCGGAATCGCAGAGTTTCAATCAAGGTGGAGGATTCCCGGGCTTTCCGGGACATTTTGGCGGGTCAAGCTCAAGCGCAGGGGCTCAGAGTCAGACCTTTGAGCAG GGCGGTCTTGGTGGGTTTGGTGGCTTTGGGGGGTCATCATCGAGTGCAGGAGCGCAATCACAAACATTTGAACAG GGTGGCTTTGGTGGTTTTGGGGGCTTCAGTGGATCAGCATCCAGTGCAAATGCTCAATCGCAGTCCTTCAATTCT GGTGGTGGCTTTGGAGGCAGTGGAAGTGGAGCTTCCGCCAGTGCCAGTGCTCAGTCATTTGATCAGGGATTCGGAGGATTTGGTGGCTCAGCTGCAAGTGCAGGGGCTCAGGCGCAATCTGTGTCAGCCTAA
- the LOC129786629 gene encoding keratin, type I cytoskeletal 10-like, with product MNGKIVIVLCCMLAVAHAATYILLEVSEPKRVARSPQFGGFGGGFSESSATAESESFQGGFGGFSESESFAQSESESFNGGFGGFGGSESFASAGSETFDGGFGFK from the exons ATGAATGGGAAGATTGTGATTGTTTTGTGCTGCATGCTGGCTGTTGCGCACGCAGCTACGTATA TTCTTCTGGAAGTTTCAGAACCAAAAAGGGTAGCAAGATCACCGCAGTTTGGTGGTTTCGGTGGTGGCTTCAGTGAAAGTTCAGCCACAGCGGAATCTGAGAGTTTCCAg GGTGGTTTTGGGGGCTTCAGTGAATCAGAATCTTTTGCACAATCTGAATCAGAGTCCTTCAAT GGTGGCTTTGGGGGCTTTGGTGGGAGTGAAAGTTTTGCCTCTGCCGGCTCTGAAACCTTCGATGGGGGCTTTGgattcaaataa